The genomic stretch AACCTGATGAGTAATGTGGAAGAATCCTATAAACTCTGGCCTGCACAATACGATACCATCGAAAACAAAACCAGAGATATGGAAGCATGATAGCTGAGAGAAATGCTGCATGATATTGCTTTTCAACATTATCTGGAAATTGGTTGCGGTACGAGAAAAAATACCTAATAGCTTATCAACAATTGATATCAGAGCATCTCACAGAAAACGGTACACTGTATATCTGTGAATTGCATTCTTTCCTGCAATACCTGGGTGGAAAAGCCAGGTTTGGAACAAAATGTGGCAAACATATCGTTACCTGCTACACCCATCACATTTCTGAATCTACGGGATTAGCCAAAGGAATGGGTTGGCTGTAGAAGAAATACAAGAATATTTTGATGAGGGAGATAAAAATAATGTACCGAGAATAATCAGCATCAAATGTAGGAAAGCAAAGAGTTATCGCTAAACCCTCCTTTATCATTCATCAATAAACGTGTAATTAAGATACTATAATAGCAAGCATAATAACATTTATTCTTTGATTTTACATATCGCTTTTTCAAACCACAACTTTGCAAAGCATTAGTCACTAAAAATTAAAAACACGAGAAGATGCAATTCTGACAGCATCAACTTCACCCATTTACTTTACCCATCACATACATAGCTGTGAGAGTGGGTATTGGGCTGCCGCCTTCTTTTTCAAGCGTAATGGCAAAGGCCTGCACAGGCTGTTTGATAACGGCCATTTTTTGCACGGGAATATCTAAAGGAGAGGTGGGATATACGCCTGCTGAAACAGGCTTGCCGTCAACGATAGCCCAGAGCTGATATTGCTTGCCGGCAGGTGCCGGTGGCATCAGGTTGGGCAGCAAATACACTTCGCCGTTGTTTTTATTCCAATAAACTGTAGCCATGAAATCCGGATGCTGAGCTACACCTTTCAGCAACACGGGTGTATAATCTGGCGTCTGCAAAACCTGCAAAGCCAGTGCATACTGGCTCACCTGCTGTTGCAAATGCGCCTGCTGTGCCTGCAGTTTTTCTGTTTCCTCCCTCACATGTTGATATTGCGAGTAAAACATCACATTCAATATCACGCTACCAATCAGCAGAATCACACAGGCAGCCATCAGATAAGGCATCATGGGATGGTGCAGCACACGCCTGGTCGACCCGGCTGATGCACGCGAAGATGAAGATTGCAGCTTTTGCCAAATCTTTTCTTTCAACGCTGCAGGAGGCTGCACGGCATGCAAAGATGCATATTGCTCCAGCGTTTGCTCATACATCTCGATGGCCTGCTGCACTTCCCGATACTGGCGCGCATAGGCTTTTACCTCAGCTGCCTCCTGCTCGGAGAGCATGCCCAGCACATACAACTCAATGATACCAGATGATATGTATTCCTGAATATCCAAAGTCCCGTTAAGTTTTAACCCATATTAAATTTTTCTTTTTTAAGCTGATTCTTCTTTTTTATTCTAAGTGCGCTTTTCCTGCAAAATTTCTCTCAGCCTCAGCAATGCATTCCGGATGCGGGTTTTCACTGTTCCCAGCGGCACCTGTAGTTCCTTTGCGATTTCTTCCTGGGTATATCCCCTGAAATAAGCTTTTTCAATGAGCATACGTTGTTCATCGCTAAGCATGTGCAACACATTTTTCAATCCCACCTGATCAACCATCATAGAACTGCTCATTTGCATGGAATTACCTATATGTACGTTGCTTTCCAGGGATTGGTTTTTCTCCTGCTGATGAT from Thermoflavifilum aggregans encodes the following:
- a CDS encoding RNA polymerase sigma factor; this encodes MSSTPYSEEILITLLRKKNEEAFRYLYDHYAAALYGVVLKVVNEQELANDLLQEIFVKIWNRIDSYDPQKGRLFTWMLHIARNTAIDMLRSKAYHQQEKNQSLESNVHIGNSMQMSSSMMVDQVGLKNVLHMLSDEQRMLIEKAYFRGYTQEEIAKELQVPLGTVKTRIRNALLRLREILQEKRT
- a CDS encoding anti-sigma factor, coding for MDIQEYISSGIIELYVLGMLSEQEAAEVKAYARQYREVQQAIEMYEQTLEQYASLHAVQPPAALKEKIWQKLQSSSSRASAGSTRRVLHHPMMPYLMAACVILLIGSVILNVMFYSQYQHVREETEKLQAQQAHLQQQVSQYALALQVLQTPDYTPVLLKGVAQHPDFMATVYWNKNNGEVYLLPNLMPPAPAGKQYQLWAIVDGKPVSAGVYPTSPLDIPVQKMAVIKQPVQAFAITLEKEGGSPIPTLTAMYVMGKVNG